From Falco naumanni isolate bFalNau1 chromosome 4, bFalNau1.pat, whole genome shotgun sequence:
ctcctggaGCTGGAGTACCAGACCGAGTTCTTCTTTGACAGGCTCGTGCACAGCCTGCGAACGTCCCACTCAGCCACCAGCCGGGCCAGGCCAGCCCCAGTCCCCAAAGCAAAGAGCTGAGGGACCCAGGGTGGCTGGGGGACAGTTTTGCAGCCCCTCTGGGGTCCGCAGCCCAGTTTTACAGCCTGTTCAGGGGCCAGTGTCCCATATTGCAGCCTCCTTGGGGTCTGGGGGTGGTTTTGCAGCCTCCTTGGGGTCTGGGGGGTGGTTTTGCAGCCTCTTTAGGGTCCCGGGGGCCGATGGCCCTGCAGTGATGGTGGCAGGAGCAGAGTTGTCCTGTAGTGCTAATAAAGGTGGTGGCAATGGGTCACCCCAGTGCTGGGGATTGTCACAAATCTCACTAAAACCCTTCTGGGAGAACTGAAGATGCGCCCTGCTGTCTGCACGCCCCCACGGGGGCTGAAATCGAAGCCAGACCCCGGGGAGCACTGGCGTTGCTGCAGGTGGTTTCGCACCCCTGCAGCCGTCACCCTGTGGGtgcctcttccccttcctgcccccctTGGGGGTGGTCCGTGCTCCCCTTTCACACGTGATGTGGGGCCTCCTCTGCTGCCGGTGTGGAGTGCAGCAGCATCGTATCACTTCGGCAGAGGGatgggggtgaggggcagccctggggggctgctgctgctgctggtggtccTCTCTTCGGCTGGGCTAGGTGAGCACCAGGGCGGTGGGTTGGGGGTGACTGGCAGGGTCTTGGTATTGCTGGCTGACAAGGgatggggctgctggggggggctgggacGTGCGGGGGACCCCCAGCCCTTTCCCTCTTGATGGAGCAGCCGATGGGTGGCAGCTGGACACCGGGACAGGCTGTCCTTTCCCCTGCAgcgcagggctggctgcagccatcGGTTATTGGGGGACACGAAGCCAAACCCCACTCCAGGCCCTACATCGTGTCCATCCAGTTCGGGGGGGTTCATGCCTGCGGGGGTGCGCTGCTGCACAAGCGGTGGGTGCTGACGGCCGCCCACTGCTTCCCTCAGCCGTGAGTCTGGAGTGGCCGCATCCTGCCTGGTGCGGCGGGGTGTCTGGGTGGGGTACACACGGCCAGCACTGGGCTGTGGCTGGCACTGGGCTCCCACCGACACTGGCTCTCACCGTGGGGCAGGATGAGGGCCAGCGGCACggtggtggtggggctgcacaggctgcaggagctgggggtggaCACGCAGACCTTCCCCATCCGGATGGCCTGTCCCCACCCTGGCTATGACCGACAGACAATGGAGAACgaccttctccttctccaggtGGGGCTTGCACCGGCCGCAGGGCAGGGTTTGccatggggctggagcagcgAGACCCTTGGCAATGCCACGAGGGCAGCCGGTGAGGGGGGCAGGTGGGGTCTGTGCCATGCCGGTGCTGAGTGACATTTCCTCTTGTCACCTCCAAGCGCTTTCGCAGCTTGGTGAcatcccccagctcctgcaggtgctgtgctggcttGGTGTCCCCCCTCAGCCACCCCCCCATGGCAGCAGGGTGCtacctgccagccccagccgtGGCAGGGGGTCTAATGCTGCCCACCACCctgtctgcagctggaggggaaggtggCACTGAGCAGGACACGGCGGGTCATCGGGCTGTTGGGCCAGGAGCCGGTGGTGGGGGCAGCCTGCAGCTTGGCAGGCTGGGGGcgccgggggcgccgggggctCTCGCCCacgctgcaggagctggaggtcACGGTGCTGGACGCGCAGATGTGCAACAACAGCCGCTTCTGGGACGGCGGCATCGGCCCCACCATGATCTGTTTCCAGGGGCACCGTCggggctcagcaccctccaaggtgaggaggagctgggtggGGGGCAAAGGGCTTTGCAAGGGGGGCAACCGGCTGCAAAGCTCTGCCCACCCTGAGCCACCGTTCCTGGGTGTGGGGGACCCCAGGGAGGATGCTCACCCCGAGCAGAGAGGCAAGATGCCCCACCAAGCATCGGGGTGGGGGTGGTCCCCGGCCCCTCGCTGGGGTCCACACCCCACTGTCACCCCCACCCAGGGTGACTCTGGTGGCCCCTTGGTGTGCGGGAAGCGGGCGGCGGTGGCCGGCGTGTTGTCCTTCACCAGCCAGGACCTCACCGACCCTTTCAAGCCACCGGTTGCCACCTCGGCCGTGAAGCACAAGAAATGGATCCGGAAAACgctgcgggggggctgcggctcCCCCCAGGCCCCAGCGCGTGGGACAGACAGACCACCCCTTCCTATTTACACAGGTTGGCTTTTAATTCTTAATACTGTCCAGAGTCCCAGTCAAATAACATCCTTGGTACACACATACAGcaatgggggaggggggcacggCAAAACCCGCAGGATTGTCCGCGCAGGAGGGGGCACACATGGAGTGGTGGCGGTGGCGGGCGGGAGTGGGGGGCACTGCTGGCTCTCCTGGTCATGCACATGGTCATGGCACGCAGGAGTGGGGACACGTGCTGCCCCCAGGGACTTTGTCCCCATGACCCTGGTACACGTCCCTGGGGACGTCGTGTGTGTCCCCACAGCCCTAGTGTCTTCCTGGCCTCCGTGCGTACTCCCATGGCCCTGGTGCAACCCCCCAGAGCCCCTCGCTacgctcccccagccccctgggtGTGCCCCTGTGTCCCCTGCGCATGTCTCCATAGCCCCACgtctgtccctgcagccccaccatGGCACTGGGATGTGGGGGGGCCCACAGGTCACCCCATTGCAAGCTGTAGGGTGGGAGATACCCAAGGGGTCAGGGAGCACCTGGACCAGGGggtccctctgcagcctgccccatccctggggctgAGACCCTTCCTGCACACCCCATCCCGGCCCCAGGGccggctggcagcaggagcGGGGGTGTCCCCCGTGCTTTGGGGCCGGGAGCCCCCGTGCTCGTGGGCGCAGTCCAGTCCTGGGTGGACTCGTGTCCACGGCCTGTGGGGACACGCCGGGATCCTGGCTGCGAGCCGGGATGGGGCTCTTCCACCCCAGGGGTGGGAGGCTGAGGGGGCTGCAGATGGGAGTGAGGGGCCCCAGACCCTTCCCTGAGGGTTGGGCACCCTGGTGCCGGCTCAGCACCCCGTCCCCTCCCAACACAGCGCCCTAGCCTGGTGACACGACCCTGTGAGCAGCCCCCTGACCCGAGCCCGCTGGGACTCCTGCCGCCTGGCTCCTCCCGATGCCACCTTGAACCTCTGCAAGCACTATGGCTGCAGGTTGCCCATTAGCAATCAGCTGCGCACCTTAATTaggcacctccagcagcacagctggggagtCCTGACCCCTGTCTCCCCATGGCCACGTGCTCTCCCCCCCACAAAGCCTCTCCCTGCGTGGATCCAGCCGTGCgttcccttcccccccccccccccccccccccccccccccccccccccgttaaTAAATGAGCTGTGATTGCTGGCAGAGCCGGGTGTTGGTGCTGCAACGAGCTGAAGCATGCGGCGGAGACCTGGCGTCGGGGCGCAGCATCTTCCCGGTGTGCAGGATTAGGCCCTGGTTCAGCCTCTGCCCAAGGCAGATGAGCAGGATGGGGGGACATGGGAACACGGCCCCCACCTGGGCTTGTCCCGGGATGTCCATCAACAGGAGGAGGTGGCTACCGAGACCCCAGGTTGGGGCATCAGCCCTGGCCCCAGTGCCCAGCGTgtccccccagctctgcccagtcCTCTGCACTGGGAACTGCAATGCTCCGGCACAGCAAgaccccagctggggcaggcagcgggtTGGGGTGACTCGCCAGTCCCCCGCTGTCCCACATCGctgtccccccccagcacagTCCTGGCTAGCTCCCGCGGGGCAAGGGGTGTCACGGGACCCTTGCCAGCGTTTACTCTGCGGCAGCTGCTCAAGCTTGGATTTTCTCCACCGCCTTGTCGGCCACCACTGTCactgccatggggctggggacGTAGTTGAAGGGGGTGACGCGGGCAGCTCTGCTCGGGGAGCCATGTCGGCTGGCGGGGAAGGTCCCAGCGGGCGCCTCGTGGCCGAAGGAGATGGGCAAGGCGGCCTTGGTGGGGGCCAGAGCTTCACCATCGCAGGTGGCACGGCTGTGTGGGGGCCCCTCGCGTGTCTCCAGTGTGGGAGAAGTGCTGGAGTTGGTCTTGGTGGTAGAGAAGTCCTCGGTCTGCACCACGGCATCGCTGGtcttcctggggctgggggtgctggggttCTCCTCCTCACTGGCACCTGCCAGCGGCAGGGCGGAGGAGGGCAGCGTGCTCTTAAGGATGTGGGGGATGTCTTCATCCCGAATCCTCCGCCAAGTGCCCTTCATCACCACCACCGGTGGCTTTGCCGGCTGCCCGCCAGCTACTGCCTCAGTCTGCCGACGCTGTGCCGACGCCTCGGAGTGGGCAGAGAGGACGGAGGAAGGGCTGCCCGTCCTCCGTGCCACGCTGATGTTGGGCGAGGATGAGTACCTCTTGAAGGGCTCGGGCATGGGGATGCTGGTCTTCACCGGCAGCCGGGATGGGCTCTCGGAGCTGGTCCTCCGCGGTGGCTTGACCCCAGTGGGGACtttgctgccaggctgggctctggGGACGAGGGGCCGCGGGCTAGGGGACCCCGGCTTGGCCGCCTTCAGCTCCTCACAGCgggaggagcagaggaagaCGGCTGGGAGGACAGCACGGCTGCGCTGCGGGGAGGCACGGCGAGGCAGCGAGGCGTCCGGCTGCGCCATGGAGAGCTCGGTGCGGTGCcgcagcagcaggctggaggatTCTTTGATGAAGGTGAGCTGGCGCAAGAAGCCGGAGCGGTCCGAGTCGCTCCCGCTGGAACGGGTAGATGACATCCGCACCAGGTTGAGCCGGCTGCCCCCTGGACCTCCCGGCCCCCCACCCCGTGCCTTGCCACCAtctgcctgctcctccagcactggcatggccccccggcccggcagcACCTTCCTGCTGGGCTTCTGCATGAAGGGGATGCGGACGGGTGACTTCTGTGTCTTGGACTGCTTGGGGGCTGGGGACTTGGGGGCCGGCACTTTGGCTGGGGCTCCCTGTGGGGACGACGAGCCGCCCCCCTTGCCTGCGGCTGGGGGACCCTGCTTGGTGAGCTGGGAGGGTGACGGCAGCTTCTTAGGAGCGTGCTGGGAGGGGGTGGAGGTGCGGGAGGAGCCTGAGGAGGGGGGTCTCTTGCCGATGCGGGCGGGCGGCGTGGTGCTCCTCTTGGGCAGTGCCAAGTCACTGGTTTCGGGGGGCTTGCCCAGCCGGTGCAGGCTCCGCGAGCGCTGCTGGCTCAGAGAGAGGTTCTTGGCTGGTGGTGCCTCGGGCTTCGCCATGGGGCTTTTCTTCGGGGTGGCCCGCGGGCTGGGGGTGTCCTTGGCCAGGCTGGGCATGTAGATGACGGTCCTGCCACGGAAGACCACAGGCAGGTTGGGGACTGGCttggtgggtgctgggctgcgCTCTACCCTGGTGCCACCGCGGCCGGTGGGACGGGCACCCGGCGCGTCCTTCTTCTCTGGGCGGCTCTTGCTGTGCTCCCTCCTCGCCGCATCCCGGCTGGCCGCGCTGCCGGCCCGTttcttctcctgcctgcccagggagagctgcagggTGGACCCGACCGAGAGCCCTGACATGAAGGAGAGGATGGAGTCGGACTCGGAGGAAGGCTCCCGCgagagggaggcagcagcctggtGCAGCCAGGTGACGATGGAGTTGGCACCCTCCTGGATGGCTTGCCACTCCACACTGTCCAGGTCCGAGCCCTGGTCAGAGCCGACGTCCTCAGCAGGGCGatgcctcccctcccccttccgCTCCCTCCCGCCAGTGCCCAGCGGCTTCTGCTTGCGCTCCACCATCCTCCGGCGAGCTGAGGGCCGCCGGCGCTTGGGCATGGCAGAGCCAATGCACTTCTGCAGCAGGTCATCCTCCGAATtgaggctgggggagctgggggagccCCCCTGGGCCTGCCCGGCTGCTGTGGCTGACCACAGCCGGGGGGCTTTGACACAGGGCTGGCCCCGCTCCTCTCCGTCAGAGAGGTTGGCATCACTCAGGGAGCTCATGGAGGAGCTGAGAGAGTAGCATGGTGGTGTCTCGTCAGCGATGAGGTTGTTCTGTGGCTTCACCTTGGCCGGCTGGGGACCGGGCTCAGGCTCCCTCCGGGGAAtggagctgccccagcgctcCTGCCTGGGCGCCCGGCCAGGCTGGGacacctccctgcccacctcAGGCAGCTCGTCCGAGTCCTGCTCGTAGAAGCAGTACACAGCTTCCTCCGTTGGCGTGGTGTGGCACAGCGACTGGAAGGCCACCCCATCCTCCTGGGGAGCATCCTTCCTCCCGGGGGGACCACTGctcctccccacctccagctCCAGGCTGGCTCCGCTCTTCGGCAGGTTCTGGCCCCACTTGCCCTCCCCACCTTGCCCACGGCTCGATCCGGCTTTTCCCTTGCAGGCTGAGCTCAGCCGGGCGGGTGCGGAGCTGCCGGAGGCGGCTCTCCTGGCCGTGacggtgctggtgctgcccacCTCGCGGTGCCCCTCGGGCAGGACCCCCGCCGGGtgccctgtccccaggctgcGGGGGCGCTCAGCCTCCTCGGCAGCCGGGTAGCGCAGGGTCTCATCGCTCAGTGAGGCGGCGCTGGAGAAGTTGACGGGGGTCCCGTCGGCTGAGTCGGTAAAGGAGTCATCGTCCTTGAAGAGGTCGCGGGCGGTGGCGCGCAGGTGCTTGGGGACGCTGGGGTGCGTGTGGGCTGGCACCAGCATGTAGACAGGGACGTGCACCGGCTTCTTCGTCTGGGGGTGCAGGACCTGGCCAGAGAGCAGGGAGGTTTTCACCTTGCGGAAGCGGGAGGGCATGGCGGAGCTGATGCACTCCTTCAGGATCTCGATGTCGTCATCAGATGGGGGCTCGGGGCGCTCGGCTCGCCTCCGGCCCCCCTCCAGGTACCGCTCCTCCCGCCGCTCCTCCCGCTTCTCATGAGCCACAAAATTCAGGTTGTTCTTCTCCGGGAAGGTGGGCATCAGCTTGAGCTCCACGTCCTTCTGCACATAGTGCTCGTGGAGGGGCAGGGCGCTCAAGCTGGAGGCACAGGAGAAGTTCTCGTTGGGTTTCTCCACTGTGAAATAGACCATGGAGTCCAGGTCCTGGGGCAGCTGGAAGCGTTCCTTGAAGTCGGTGATCTCCATGAACTTCTTGACGTTATTCTCCCACTGGATGTTGAACTGGCTGGTCTCCTTCTCCGGTTGGCAGCCCAGCTCGAACAGGGGCGTTTTGCTGCGGCTGGGCGGCATTGTCTGCCCAGGGCTGTCAGGCAGCTCGCTGGGACTGATGGTACCGCTGATCATCTCACTGCAAGGGTCGCTCTGGATGGAGCTGGCGATGGAGGGGCTCTcaaagctgcccagggagctgacGGAGCTGCAGCGGCTCATCACCAGTGGCGTCTCCTGGATGTAGTTCTCCGAGGAGCTGGAGGGCGTGAGGTCCTCCTGGCGCGATGGTGATGACTCGCGCAGGAAGATCTTGTCGCGCTTCGGGAAGGGGATGGTGATGGGCTGGGAAATCCCCACCAGTGTGACCGGATCTGCAtcccctgccttctccttctcctgcctcccATCCTCACCTTCCACATCGCCTTCCTCCATCTCCAGGATCTCCAGGGAGGAGTCACTGTCCAGGTCGTTCTCACTGTGGCTCTGCCCATCCAGCACGTTGTCTGCcgaggagagggaggagagggagctgCACCGGGAGAAGCAGATTGGGGTGTCCTCCACTGAGTACTTCTGCACCGACTCCTGCTCCACTGTGGCTGGCGGGTGGGCAGGCAGTTTCTCTGGGATCTTGCTCAATGTCTCAGCCGTCTGCAGCAGCGCCGGAGGGAGCCAGGCTTGCTTTCTGCCCAGGAGGGAGGGGTGGTGGCCGGCGCTGGCAGCCGCGCCACTCTTGGCCAGGGTCTCGAGCAGGGGGACGTGCTGGTAGGACGGGGAGAGTTTGATGGTGTGGACCTGGGGGTCAGGGGAGAGCTTGCTGCCCGCCTCCTTCTTCCACTCGGGCTCCTTCTCcagtgccctggggctggggaatgTCACCGTCTTCTTGGCCCGTTCGGGCAGGTCTCGCTGCTCCAGCTTGTCCGGCTCAGCCGGGTCTCTGCCCTTGAGCGTGGGGGGTTCGACCCGCTCTGGTTTGCCACCCAGGATGCTCTTGAGGTCGAGCCGGCTCGGCCGCTTCTGGTACCGCTGCAGCTCGTCCCGATAGTCGAGGAAGGCGGCCCTGGTGCAGGGCTTCATGTGCTCCTTGGTGCAGTAGCCGTCGCTGGTGCTGCCGCTGTTGAGGCTGTCATTGGACAGGCTGGTGTAGGCGGTCTTCAGCCGCAGCAGCGTGTGTGCCCGGCTCAGGCTCTCCCGCTTGGCAAAGCCACTGGTGTCCGAGAGGCGGCACGGCGAGCAGGACTGGGCGCGTGCCTCGTGCACCTCCTCGGGGCCGTACTGCCAGTCCAGGCAGTGGTCCTCCGAGCTGAGGCTGAAGCTGTCATCTGAGGACGTGTGCATGGTAGAGATGTCCTCCACCAGCTTGTCGATCTTGGCCACCGTGCTGGAGATCTTGTTGGCCAACTTCTCAGCAGCCAGCGAGACGTCATCCTCTGGCAGTGCCGGCTTCTTGGGCTCGGCCGGCTTGCCGCTGCCGTCCTTCTCTGGCTCCGGGCATCGCCTCTGCGCCAGCACCCGGGGCAGCGCCTGCccctggaggaaggaggagttGAGGAACATGGAGAGGACAGAGGCACTGGCCGTCTCCACGCCGGTGGAGATGTTGGGCACCTCATCATCATCGAAGCAGCCAGAGTCAGAGGCGTAGTCCTTCACCAGGCTCTCCATGTGCCGCGTCGGCTTCTTCACGCTCTGGCTTTTCAGGCTCTGCTTCTCCATGGTGTCGAAGGTCTCGGCCAAGTGCTTGGCATCCAGCTCAGCCTCCAGCGCCTTCTGCTTGCGCATGTAGAGCGAGGGCATGCAGGAACCTGGCGAGACGACGGCCGTGTCCTTGTACTTGGGGGGCCGGTTGGTGAGGAGGTTGCGGAGCGCAGCCGCACTGCCCATGGCGATCATCTTGTGCTTGGAGTGGATGAGGTTGCGCAGCATGCTGACCGCCCCCAGgtcccagagcagctcctggtCATGGGGGCTGCGGGCAGACAGGTTCCAGAGGGTGCCACAGGCATTGCTGACGATGGTGAGGCTGTGCGAGcgcaggtgctgcagcagcgtCTGCAGGCAGTTGTGGTCCCGGAGTACCTGCCTGCAGGATGGGGGGGATACCTGGCCATCAGGACGGTCCCTGACCCTCCTCCACGCCACCGTCCCCACCCCACGGCAACCCTCACCTGTAGTCCTCCCGCGTGGCGATGAGGCTGGAGACATTCCTGAGGATGCCACCGCCGCTCTCGATGATGGCCAGCGAGTTGCTCTGGCACTTGTAGGTGAGGGTGCTCACCAGGAAGCCCAGGGCTCCCTCCACCCCGCAGATGGCAGCTttgttctctgtgctgtgcGCGGACAGGTTCCACAGCGCGCTCAGGACGCTCTTCAACGTGGACTCCTGTCCCGGGGACACACACATACGCACCCATCACCCCCCGTCCGGCTGCCCTGGCACCTGCTGCCACCCGCTCCAGTGCTCACCTTGCCAGCGTGCAGCGCGCACCGTGTCAGCCCAGTCACGCTGCCCACCTCACGCAGCACCTtcttgctgttgatgtcagctCTCCAGGAGAGGTTCCTCAGGATGCTGGAGACCACCTGGGAGGGCAGAGcggggtgggtgtgtgtggggacCATCCCCTTTCCCGGGGGAGCCCCCCACACTGCCAGCACCAACCTGGTGCAGCTCCTCACTGTCGGAGCCCAGCTGAGCCACGATGGCCTTCATGCAGCCCCGGCGGGAGCACAGCGTTGCCTGTGGggaggatgaggatggtgaGGGTGATGCCGTGACCCCTGCTTGGTGCTGCTACACCCCCCTCTCCACCGTCCCCCCCAACCTTGTTGACCACATCGCCGAAGGTGAGGTTGGTGAGAGCCATCCCCGCGTAGCGCCGCAGTGCCAAATTGAGGGGGTCGTTTGTCATCTTGTGCATCTCGTAGtccacctgcagcagctcggccactgcctgcagcccacctgtggggcaggatggggggtCACTTTGGAAAGGGatacccccccacccctgccacaccctccccagcactgctgctgcagcaccaggaggAGGGTGGGCAGGGATGGCTGCGGTGCCAAAGGGATGGAGCCCCCAGCCCGGTGCTCACCCAGCTCGTTCATGGCCCGCCGGTACTCCTCATCGAAGGAGAGCTTCATGATGGCACAGGTGGCCTGGCAGATCTGGGGCTCGATGGGCACTGGCACTGTGGGGAGAAAGGGGGGTCAGCCCCAGGGTCCAGCACCAAAAGTCTCCCCTATTGCCCCCCACCTCTAGCACATGTGGATGCTCATGGCCGCGTGCACTGCCATAGAACcatgtaggttggaaaagggtcagaaaagacctttgagatcagGTCCAACGGCAGCCACACACGGGTGTACGCACAGGCTGGCACCCCACTTGCCCCCGTACCCGCGCTGCCCTCAGGGTCTTTTtctccatccctgctctgcATCTGCAGCCAGTCCCAGCAGGTCTCCGAGTAGGAGCGGATCTGCTCCAGCACGTGCAGCACCCGCATCTCCTTCTTGGCCTGGCCCTCGTCAGGCTGGGAGAAGACGATGTTGTGGAGGGCGGCGTTGGCACGCATGCGGGCGTCCTTGGCGCCAGTGGGGCTCTCGGGGGGGCCCGGCTCGCCGTCTGAGTCGTGCAGGATCTGGAtgagcaggggcaggcagcctgACTTGCGCATGGCCAAGCAGCTCTCCTGCGAGCTGGACATGGCCAGCAGCGTGCGGGACATGTCGTCTTTGTCACGTGTGGCCAGCATGGACAGGAGCCAGAAGACCACCTCCACCTGCAGGAGGGGGACTCGGGGTTACAcacagccacccccacccccccaaacccctgccaccccagccaggctctggcaCGGCTGCCCCTCAccttgctgctgcccccctcctCGGGGTGGGTTGGGGGGTCCAGGCTGCCATCCCCCTCCATGCCCAGTGCCTTCCcgcagagctgcagaggaggggGCAGATGAGGGGCGGGTTGCAATGCATCCACCCCCATCCCAgtgcccagccccctcccagcgTTTCAGGAACCCACTGGTGCCACTCAGTTTGGCAGCCATTGCAATTGTTGCTTTCATCAATGCCAGGGCTGTATTTTAAGCTGGGATCGGGGCTGATTGGCACcgaggggtgggggtgggggtggtgctGCCACAGCAGTAGGCTCAGGAAAGGAAGAGTGTGGGTGAGGCGAGTGGGGCAGGCAGCATGGAGTGTGCTACAGCTGAGCCCACGGAGCTGTTTGCATGGGTTGGCATCGGAGGGGATGTGGGGAGGCTGGGGTgatgagggagctgggggtgatGGAGGGCTGGAGGTGATGGAGGAGCCGTGGGTGATGGAGGGGCTGTGGGTGATGGAGGGCTGAGGGTGATTGAGGAGCCATGGGTGATGGAGAGCTGGTATTGATGAAGGGGCTATGAGTGATGGAGGGCTGTGGGTGATGGAGAGGCTGGTGATGATGGAGGGCTGGGGGTGATGGAGGGGCCGTGGGTGATGGAGGGGCTGTGGGTGATGGAGGGGCTGAGGATGATGGAGTAGCTGGGGACAATGGAGCAGCCATGGGATTATGGAGGGCCCAGAGATGCTGGCAGTGCCGTGGCAATAGTGGGGTGGCTGCCCCGGCAGCTCTGGCAGATGCTGCGGAGCCACCATCgcccgcctgcccgcccgcccgctgcGCTCCATGGCCTACTTCTCGTCTCCATGGCAACTGCCCATTTCACGGTGCCCGAGCCACACAAAGCCCTGGCTGTGCCGCCGGCGGGAGATGGGGACAGCGCGGGGACCATGCGGGGGGCTGGCCTGGCCCCGCCACCCTCCCCAGGCTCCAGCGCTccgcgggggctgggggcagggccCGGTGGTGGCCCCTGGCCCCATCCCTGCTACCTGCGGCTCCGGCTGCTGCACCTTGTCCTGCGCCTCCATCAGCTCTTTGTCGATCTGCTCCAGCCGGGATGCCCGGATCTGGGGGGGGCAAAGCAGATGTCCAtgagggctgggggctgggacaCCCCCCTCCGCCTCCCCAGGACCCTCAGCACCCCCAGAGCCAGGCATGAGGGTgcacggggctggggcagccggAGGCAATGCGCCAgggtgcgtggggctgggggtgggtgcGTAAGCGTTGCATGGAGCTGGGTGCAAGGAGCTGGTGCAAGGCTGTGAGCGTGCAAGGAGCTGGGTGTGAGGGTGCAAGGAGCTGTGTGTGATGGACACGAGTTGGTGCAAGTGTACAAGGAGCTGGTGCAAGGCTGCAAGGAGCTGCATGGGATGGACACAAGAAGCTGGTGCAAGGCTGCAAGGAGCTGGTGCAAGGGTGTGAGGGTGCAAGGAGCTGGTGCAAGCGTGCGAGGGTGCAAGGAGCTGCATGTGATGGACAGACACAAGGAGCTGGGTGTGAGAGTGCGAAGAGCTGGCTGTGAGCGTGCACAGCCCTCTGTGCACGGTTGCACAGCCCTTGGTGCAAGGTTGCATGGTGCTGAGCACGAGGGTGCATGGGACTGGGTGCACAGAGCTGGGTGTGAGGCTGCATGGAGCTGGGTGCAAGGGCGCGTGGGGTTGAGCCGGTTGGGATGGGGCAGCGGGAGTCCCCCCGGGGTGCACGacgggaggagggggagggatgGCTCCCCCACCCTGACCTGCGCCCGCTGCACCATCTCATCTGCCGTGCCGAAGCGCTCCTCCATCAGCGAGCGGATGTGCTGGGCCTcgaactgcagctgctgccggATCAGATCCATCTGCATGGAGAActgaggggggcgggggggggggggggggggggggggcagcatgAGGCGGGCAGGGTCCTGCCTGCACCccgaggcctgggcaggggggtgccgGGCTGCCCCCCACTCACCGTCTCCACGTGCGGCAGCTCATCCAGGCGCgtggccaggctctgcagctgcgCGTAGTACCacaccttctccttctcctccttctcaaTCTCCCCCAGCAGAAAGCACctggggaggcggggggagcccCGTCAGCACAGCCCCCGACCCCCCCGGCCCCATGCATCCCCCCCACAGCCATCACCTCTCCCGGTCAAGCTCCTCCAGCATCCGGAGGGTGGCTCTGCCCAGGTCCCCAGTGCCATCCCGGTGGGACACGGGTGGCAGCAGGCTGTCCTTGTCACTGCGCCCAGCGCAGGCCACCTCCGC
This genomic window contains:
- the APC2 gene encoding adenomatous polyposis coli protein 2 isoform X3; the encoded protein is MSGSIASYDQLVRQVEALKKENSHLRRELEDNSNHLSKLENETSDMKEVLKHLQGKLEQEARVMVSSGQTEVLDQLKALQMDITSLYNLKFPAEVACAGRSDKDSLLPPVSHRDGTGDLGRATLRMLEELDRERCFLLGEIEKEEKEKVWYYAQLQSLATRLDELPHVETIRASRLEQIDKELMEAQDKVQQPEPQLCGKALGMEGDGSLDPPTHPEEGGSSKVEVVFWLLSMLATRDKDDMSRTLLAMSSSQESCLAMRKSGCLPLLIQILHDSDGEPGPPESPTGAKDARMRANAALHNIVFSQPDEGQAKKEMRVLHVLEQIRSYSETCWDWLQMQSRDGEKDPEGSAVPVPIEPQICQATCAIMKLSFDEEYRRAMNELGGLQAVAELLQVDYEMHKMTNDPLNLALRRYAGMALTNLTFGDVVNKATLCSRRGCMKAIVAQLGSDSEELHQVVSSILRNLSWRADINSKKVLREVGSVTGLTRCALHAGKESTLKSVLSALWNLSAHSTENKAAICGVEGALGFLVSTLTYKCQSNSLAIIESGGGILRNVSSLIATREDYRQVLRDHNCLQTLLQHLRSHSLTIVSNACGTLWNLSARSPHDQELLWDLGAVSMLRNLIHSKHKMIAMGSAAALRNLLTNRPPKYKDTAVVSPGSCMPSLYMRKQKALEAELDAKHLAETFDTMEKQSLKSQSVKKPTRHMESLVKDYASDSGCFDDDEVPNISTGVETASASVLSMFLNSSFLQGQALPRVLAQRRCPEPEKDGSGKPAEPKKPALPEDDVSLAAEKLANKISSTVAKIDKLVEDISTMHTSSDDSFSLSSEDHCLDWQYGPEEVHEARAQSCSPCRLSDTSGFAKRESLSRAHTLLRLKTAYTSLSNDSLNSGSTSDGYCTKEHMKPCTRAAFLDYRDELQRYQKRPSRLDLKSILGGKPERVEPPTLKGRDPAEPDKLEQRDLPERAKKTVTFPSPRALEKEPEWKKEAGSKLSPDPQVHTIKLSPSYQHVPLLETLAKSGAAASAGHHPSLLGRKQAWLPPALLQTAETLSKIPEKLPAHPPATVEQESVQKYSVEDTPICFSRCSSLSSLSSADNVLDGQSHSENDLDSDSSLEILEMEEGDVEGEDGRQEKEKAGDADPVTLVGISQPITIPFPKRDKIFLRESSPSRQEDLTPSSSSENYIQETPLVMSRCSSVSSLGSFESPSIASSIQSDPCSEMISGTISPSELPDSPGQTMPPSRSKTPLFELGCQPEKETSQFNIQWENNVKKFMEITDFKERFQLPQDLDSMVYFTVEKPNENFSCASSLSALPLHEHYVQKDVELKLMPTFPEKNNLNFVAHEKREERREERYLEGGRRRAERPEPPSDDDIEILKECISSAMPSRFRKVKTSLLSGQVLHPQTKKPVHVPVYMLVPAHTHPSVPKHLRATARDLFKDDDSFTDSADGTPVNFSSAASLSDETLRYPAAEEAERPRSLGTGHPAGVLPEGHREVGSTSTVTARRAASGSSAPARLSSACKGKAGSSRGQGGEGKWGQNLPKSGASLELEVGRSSGPPGRKDAPQEDGVAFQSLCHTTPTEEAVYCFYEQDSDELPEVGREVSQPGRAPRQERWGSSIPRREPEPGPQPAKVKPQNNLIADETPPCYSLSSSMSSLSDANLSDGEERGQPCVKAPRLWSATAAGQAQGGSPSSPSLNSEDDLLQKCIGSAMPKRRRPSARRRMVERKQKPLGTGGRERKGEGRHRPAEDVGSDQGSDLDSVEWQAIQEGANSIVTWLHQAAASLSREPSSESDSILSFMSGLSVGSTLQLSLGRQEKKRAGSAASRDAARREHSKSRPEKKDAPGARPTGRGGTRVERSPAPTKPVPNLPVVFRGRTVIYMPSLAKDTPSPRATPKKSPMAKPEAPPAKNLSLSQQRSRSLHRLGKPPETSDLALPKRSTTPPARIGKRPPSSGSSRTSTPSQHAPKKLPSPSQLTKQGPPAAGKGGGSSSPQGAPAKVPAPKSPAPKQSKTQKSPVRIPFMQKPSRKVLPGRGAMPVLEEQADGGKARGGGPGGPGGSRLNLVRMSSTRSSGSDSDRSGFLRQLTFIKESSSLLLRHRTELSMAQPDASLPRRASPQRSRAVLPAVFLCSSRCEELKAAKPGSPSPRPLVPRAQPGSKVPTGVKPPRRTSSESPSRLPVKTSIPMPEPFKRYSSSPNISVARRTGSPSSVLSAHSEASAQRRQTEAVAGGQPAKPPVVVMKGTWRRIRDEDIPHILKSTLPSSALPLAGASEEENPSTPSPRKTSDAVVQTEDFSTTKTNSSTSPTLETREGPPHSRATCDGEALAPTKAALPISFGHEAPAGTFPASRHGSPSRAARVTPFNYVPSPMAVTVVADKAVEKIQA